The genomic stretch CGAAGGCCTACGCCTGCTTTGAATGCCAGGTCTTCTTGAGTGAGTCTGTGCTTTTTACGCGACTCTTTTATAAAGTGTATTATGGAATTCATATAGGTACCCTTTCGGGTACAATTTAGAAGTGTTTTTTCGTTTTTATACCCGTAAGGGTATTGTTTTGTTTTATACCCGAAAGGGTGCATTTGCCTCTTTTATTCAATCTCCACCGTACAATTAATCCATTCCGGATCAAAGCTGGCATTGAGTTTTTTGTAGAAGTTAATAGCAGGCGTGTTCCAGTCGAGTACCTGCCAGGTTAAGGCAGGCAGGTTCTTCCGACGCGCCTCCATGAAAAGATGATCGAATAAGAGCCCTCCAATACCCTTTCCACGCCAGGCTTCAGTAACGATAAGGTCTTCCAGGAACATACGCTGGCCTTTCCAGGTGCTATACCGGATATAATAAAGCGCAAAACCAGCTATAAATGGTTTGCCATCTACCTGCACTTCCGCTACCAGTGCCCACCAAACGGGATTGGGGCCAAACCCGCTTTCAACAAAATGATCCATGGAAACAGTTACCTCTTGCGGAGCTTTTTCATAGTCTGCTAATTCCTGCACTAGTTCCAGCAGGCGTATACAGTCGTCCTTTTGAGCGGAACGTATAATTACTCCTGTATCAGATGCTTTATGAATGGGTTGATTACCGGCGTGCATATTATTCATCAGGGCAAGGTACGGTAATATTTTTGCCTGCCTTATTGCTTACCTGCTAACTGGCCGGGTTATTCCGCCAATGTCCAGGTAGAAGATCTTCCAAGCAGGGAAAACCCGCAGATGAAACCTTTAAGCTTTATCTCTTTTCCGTTGAGTGTAAGTTTGCCACAGTAGGTTTTACCGCTGTTGGGATCGTAAACGGTGCCGCCTTCATAAACATTTGCATCATCCTTGCTTTTAGAAAAGCCTTTCAGGATCAAAGCATTCAACAACGGCTGGGTACGCAGTTTTTCGTTCGTGTTTTTGATATCGGTCCTGGGTTTGCCGCTATCGTCATTGGGCTTTTGCAGCCACACGATCTTACCGTAAAATTTACCATCGGTGGCTTTGTAAACCTGGATCTTGGATGTTTTCTCGGCATTATACCAGGTGCGCTCGATATTGTCCTTTTGCGCCCAGGCGCCTAAAGTGCAGAATAAGGCCAGTAAAAGAAAGAAAATCTTTTGCATAATTGACAAGCTTTACTGTAAGATAACCTTTTTCTACTTTCCATCATACCCCCACTTCACCCAGCAGGAGCCCCATGTGAAGCCGCCGCCGAAAGCTGCGAGAATGATATTATCGCCTTTTTTGAGTTGTTTTTCCCATTCCCAGAGGCAAAGCGGTATGGTTGCCGCCGTAGTATTGCCAAAGCGGTGAATATTGATCATCACCTTTTCCTTGGGAAGACCCATACGGTTGGCAGTAGCATCAATGATACGAAGGTTAGCCTGGTGAGGTGCCAGCCATGCAATATCATCGGCGGTGAGGTTGTTACGCTCCATTATCTGGGCGGCAACATCGGCCATGCCTGTTACTGCAAATTTGAACACCGTTTTACCTTCCTGGTAAGCAAAGTGCTCGCGGGCGGTAACAGTATCTATGCTGGCGGGTTTCAGAGAGCCGCCGGCTTTCATATGCAGGAATTCACGGCCGCTGCCGTCGCTTTTCAGGATAGCGTCACGAAGACCATATCCCTCCGTACCAGGCTCCAGCAGGATGGCGCCCGCACCATCACCAAAGATGATACAGGTATTACGATCAGTGTAGTCAATAA from Filimonas effusa encodes the following:
- a CDS encoding GNAT family N-acetyltransferase, which produces MNNMHAGNQPIHKASDTGVIIRSAQKDDCIRLLELVQELADYEKAPQEVTVSMDHFVESGFGPNPVWWALVAEVQVDGKPFIAGFALYYIRYSTWKGQRMFLEDLIVTEAWRGKGIGGLLFDHLFMEARRKNLPALTWQVLDWNTPAINFYKKLNASFDPEWINCTVEIE
- a CDS encoding beta-ketoacyl-ACP synthase III, yielding MTKIHAAITSVGGFVPEYRLTNQELEKMVDTNDEWIKTRTGIEERRILKGEGKASSDMAVPAIQEILRKKNLDPKDIDCIICATVTPDMVFPATANIVADKLGATNAWGFDLSAACSGFLFALTTGASFIESGRYKKVIVVGVDKMSSIIDYTDRNTCIIFGDGAGAILLEPGTEGYGLRDAILKSDGSGREFLHMKAGGSLKPASIDTVTAREHFAYQEGKTVFKFAVTGMADVAAQIMERNNLTADDIAWLAPHQANLRIIDATANRMGLPKEKVMINIHRFGNTTAATIPLCLWEWEKQLKKGDNIILAAFGGGFTWGSCWVKWGYDGK
- a CDS encoding DUF2147 domain-containing protein → MQKIFFLLLALFCTLGAWAQKDNIERTWYNAEKTSKIQVYKATDGKFYGKIVWLQKPNDDSGKPRTDIKNTNEKLRTQPLLNALILKGFSKSKDDANVYEGGTVYDPNSGKTYCGKLTLNGKEIKLKGFICGFSLLGRSSTWTLAE